The Mycolicibacterium hassiacum DSM 44199 genome includes a window with the following:
- the istB gene encoding IS21-like element helper ATPase IstB codes for MTTTHRGATDPIGADLLRLLKALKLGAMADTLPERAALARQHKLSHIGFLETLLADEVSRRESRSAALRAAKAGLDPTMRFDTWTAHEDLRYDRTLLGDLTSLRFLDAGQSAIVLGPVGVGKTHLATALGHMAIRRRHTVVFGRADKLFTRLRAARLDHTVEAEIRRLAAVDVLIIDDFALRPLDATETSDFYEIVVERHRTKTTIVTSNREPAEWLTMTADTLLAQSAIDRLTSAAHTLVIEGPSYRQRTRPQLDPGPDDEHPQ; via the coding sequence ATGACCACCACCCACCGTGGCGCCACCGACCCTATCGGCGCTGATCTGCTCAGACTGCTCAAGGCCCTCAAACTCGGAGCGATGGCCGACACCCTGCCCGAACGCGCCGCCCTGGCCCGCCAACACAAACTCAGCCACATCGGCTTTCTCGAAACACTGCTCGCCGACGAGGTCTCCAGACGCGAATCCCGCTCCGCCGCACTACGAGCGGCCAAAGCCGGGCTCGACCCCACCATGCGGTTCGACACCTGGACCGCACATGAAGACCTGCGCTATGACCGCACCCTGCTCGGCGATCTGACCTCACTGCGGTTCCTCGACGCCGGCCAGTCCGCCATCGTCCTCGGACCCGTTGGTGTTGGCAAAACTCATCTGGCAACAGCATTGGGGCACATGGCTATTCGTCGCCGCCACACCGTCGTGTTCGGCCGCGCCGACAAACTGTTCACCCGGCTACGCGCCGCCCGGCTCGACCACACCGTCGAAGCCGAGATCCGCCGACTGGCCGCCGTCGACGTCCTCATCATCGACGACTTCGCGCTACGACCCCTCGACGCCACCGAAACCAGCGACTTCTACGAAATCGTCGTCGAACGCCACCGCACCAAGACCACCATCGTGACGTCGAACCGCGAGCCCGCCGAATGGCTGACCATGACCGCCGACACCCTGCTCGCCCAATCAGCCATTGACCGGCTGACCTCCGCAGCCCACACCCTGGTCATCGAGGGACCGTCCTACCGACAACGCACCCGACCCCAGCTTGACCCCGGCCCCGACGACGAGCATCCTCAGTAA
- a CDS encoding IS256 family transposase: MLTVVHDAEDANGHEASGRSLLDEIVRDGARQMLAAALQAEVAAYVAQYADQLDDNGHRLVVRNGYHQPREVLTAAGAVQVKAPRVNDKRVDPDTGERKRFSSAILPAWARKSPQMSEVLPLLYLHGLSTSDFTPALEQFLGSGAGLSATTITRLTAQWQDEARAFAARDLSGTDYVYLWVDGIHLKVRLDQEKLCLLVMLGVRADGRKELVAITDGYRESTESWADLLRDCKRRGMTAPVLAVGDGALGFWNAVREVFPATKEQRCWFHKQANVLAALPKSAHSSALAAIKEIYNAEDIDKAQLAVKAFEVDFGAKYPKAVAKITDDLDTLLEFYHYPAEHWIHLRTTNPIESTFATVRLRTKVTKGPGSRAAGLAMAYKLIDAAAARWRAVNAPHLVALVRAGAVFHKGKLLERPTEITPTQPPTDGAEQPGTEVA, from the coding sequence ATGCTCACCGTAGTTCACGACGCCGAGGACGCCAACGGCCACGAGGCCTCTGGGCGCTCGTTGTTGGATGAGATCGTCCGCGACGGTGCCCGGCAAATGCTGGCCGCGGCGTTGCAGGCCGAGGTCGCCGCGTATGTGGCCCAGTACGCCGATCAGCTCGACGACAACGGGCACCGGCTGGTGGTGCGCAACGGCTACCACCAGCCCCGCGAGGTGCTGACCGCAGCCGGTGCGGTGCAGGTCAAAGCGCCGCGAGTCAACGACAAACGTGTCGACCCCGACACTGGTGAGCGGAAACGGTTTTCCTCGGCGATCCTGCCGGCGTGGGCGCGCAAGTCTCCGCAGATGAGCGAAGTGCTGCCGCTGCTGTACCTGCACGGGCTGTCCACCAGCGACTTCACCCCGGCATTGGAGCAGTTCCTGGGTTCGGGTGCGGGGTTGTCGGCCACCACGATCACCCGGCTCACGGCGCAGTGGCAGGACGAGGCCCGCGCGTTTGCGGCCCGGGACCTGTCCGGCACCGACTACGTCTACCTGTGGGTCGACGGTATCCACCTCAAGGTCCGCCTGGACCAGGAAAAACTCTGTTTGCTGGTGATGCTGGGCGTGCGCGCTGACGGCCGCAAAGAACTGGTGGCGATCACCGACGGCTACCGCGAATCGACCGAGTCGTGGGCTGATCTGCTGCGCGACTGTAAACGACGCGGCATGACCGCCCCAGTGCTCGCGGTCGGCGATGGCGCCTTGGGGTTTTGGAACGCGGTGCGTGAGGTGTTCCCGGCCACCAAAGAGCAGCGGTGCTGGTTTCATAAGCAGGCTAATGTTCTTGCCGCGCTGCCGAAATCAGCGCACTCGTCGGCGTTGGCGGCGATCAAGGAGATCTACAACGCCGAGGATATCGACAAGGCCCAGCTCGCGGTCAAAGCCTTCGAGGTCGACTTCGGGGCCAAGTATCCTAAAGCGGTCGCCAAGATCACCGACGATCTGGACACCCTGCTGGAATTCTACCACTACCCGGCCGAACATTGGATTCACCTACGCACCACGAATCCGATCGAAAGCACCTTCGCCACAGTGCGTTTGCGCACCAAGGTCACCAAAGGCCCGGGATCACGCGCGGCCGGACTGGCTATGGCCTACAAGCTCATCGACGCCGCCGCGGCCCGCTGGCGCGCCGTCAACGCCCCACACCTGGTCGCTTTGGTCCGCGCCGGCGCGGTCTTCCACAAGGGCAAACTGCTCGAACGCCCCACCGAGATCACCCCAACACAGCCGCCCACCGACGGCGCCGAACAACCCGGAACGGAGGTCGCCTGA
- the istA gene encoding IS21 family transposase yields the protein MAFREVSVNEIREVLRVWLGVAGLPAPGYRTIAAHCGLDRKTVRRYVEAAQGAGLRRDADPSAIDDGLIGLVAEAVRPVRPDGHGAAWEQLLGFEDQITAWVAGTPEQRPLTVTKIHTLLGRQGCVVPYRTLHRFASQRCGFGRKDLTVRVADGDPGVECQIDFGYLGMLTDPADGRRRKVHALIFTAVYSRHMFVWLSYSQTLAAVIAGCEAAWEFFGGVFAVLIPDNLKPVIAAADAVNPQFSQGWLDYAGHAGFLTDPARVASPKDKPRVERAVQYVRRNFWDGETFTSLEQAQQAAVRWCRDTAGTRTHGTTCAQPGQVFTAEEQPKLLPAPEVYDVPVFKTVKVHRDFHAEVGKALYSLPECWIGQRLDVRADTELVKFYHRGVLVKVHPRQRPGGRSTDPTDLPEHKTGYALRDVAALIATCASHGPHVGIYAEHILDDRLPWTRMRTVYRLLGLVRRYGAARVEQACSLSLDLDVVSVNKIASMLERATETSAPALPQAVGHTATRFVRDPSEFNSTPTSLTAVPGTDPEETR from the coding sequence ATGGCTTTTCGGGAGGTCAGTGTGAATGAGATCAGAGAAGTGTTACGGGTGTGGCTGGGGGTCGCGGGGTTGCCGGCGCCGGGCTATCGCACGATCGCCGCGCATTGCGGCCTGGACCGCAAGACGGTGCGGCGCTATGTCGAGGCCGCCCAGGGGGCCGGTCTGCGCCGCGACGCTGATCCCAGCGCGATTGATGACGGCCTGATCGGGTTGGTCGCCGAAGCGGTGCGTCCGGTGCGCCCTGATGGCCACGGGGCGGCGTGGGAGCAGCTTTTGGGGTTCGAGGATCAGATCACTGCCTGGGTGGCTGGCACGCCAGAGCAGCGGCCGTTGACGGTGACCAAGATCCACACCCTGCTGGGTCGGCAGGGCTGTGTGGTGCCGTACCGGACATTGCATCGATTCGCCAGCCAGCGTTGCGGTTTCGGCCGCAAGGACCTCACAGTACGGGTCGCCGATGGTGATCCCGGGGTGGAGTGCCAGATCGATTTTGGCTATTTGGGGATGCTCACCGACCCCGCCGACGGGCGGCGCCGCAAGGTGCATGCCCTGATCTTCACCGCGGTGTACTCCCGACACATGTTCGTGTGGCTGTCCTACTCGCAGACCCTGGCCGCGGTGATCGCCGGATGCGAGGCGGCGTGGGAGTTCTTCGGGGGCGTGTTCGCGGTGCTGATCCCCGACAATCTCAAACCGGTGATCGCCGCCGCCGATGCGGTCAACCCGCAGTTCAGCCAGGGCTGGCTGGACTACGCCGGCCATGCCGGGTTCCTGACCGACCCGGCGAGGGTGGCCTCGCCGAAAGACAAGCCGCGCGTGGAACGCGCCGTGCAATACGTGCGCCGAAACTTCTGGGACGGTGAAACATTCACCAGCCTTGAGCAAGCGCAGCAGGCCGCCGTGCGGTGGTGTCGTGACACGGCGGGCACCCGCACCCACGGCACCACCTGCGCACAGCCGGGGCAGGTGTTCACCGCCGAGGAACAACCGAAGCTGCTGCCGGCGCCGGAGGTCTATGACGTGCCGGTGTTCAAGACGGTCAAGGTGCACCGCGATTTCCACGCCGAGGTCGGCAAGGCGCTGTACTCGCTGCCCGAGTGCTGGATAGGACAGCGCTTGGACGTGCGCGCCGACACCGAGCTCGTGAAGTTCTACCACCGCGGCGTGCTGGTCAAGGTTCACCCCCGCCAGCGGCCCGGTGGGCGCAGTACCGACCCCACCGATCTGCCCGAACACAAGACCGGCTACGCCCTGCGGGATGTGGCGGCGTTGATCGCCACCTGCGCCTCCCACGGCCCCCACGTGGGGATCTACGCCGAACACATCCTCGATGACCGGCTGCCCTGGACCCGGATGCGCACGGTCTACCGCCTGCTGGGCCTGGTACGGCGCTACGGCGCAGCGCGGGTCGAACAAGCCTGCTCGCTATCGCTGGATCTCGATGTCGTCTCGGTGAACAAGATCGCCTCCATGCTGGAGCGCGCCACCGAGACCAGCGCCCCGGCACTGCCACAGGCAGTCGGCCACACCGCGACCCGGTTTGTCCGCGATCCATCCGAATTCAACTCCACCCCAACATCATTGACCGCCGTACCCGGCACCGATCCCGAGGAGACCCGCTGA
- the lysA gene encoding diaminopimelate decarboxylase, giving the protein MIAHPAGPRHAEEIPHGGAPPRPLTAAEVMQLAPNVWPRNVVRGDDGVVRVAGVSVLDIAAEFGTPTFVIDEDDFRSRCREMAAAFGGGENVRYAAKAFLCTEIARWIDQEGLSLDVCTGGELAVALHAGFPAERIAVHGNNKSVQELRDAVKAGVGHIVVDSMIEIDRLDEIARAAGVVQDVLLRVTVGVEAHTHEFISTAHEDQKFGLSLASGAAMAGIRRVFETENLRLVGLHSHIGSQIFDVAGFELAAHRVIGLLRDVVAEYGVDKTAQMSIVDLGGGLGISYLPQDNPPPVEELAAKLGAIVREESAAVGLPAPRLVVEPGRAIAGPGTFTLYEVGTVKDVAIGPERYRRYVSVDGGMSDNIRTSLYGAEYDIRLLSRVSEGSSVLGRVVGKHCESGDIVVRDTWVPDDIRPGDLVGVAATGAYCYSMSSRYNMVGRPAVVAVRDGRARLILRRETVDDLLSLEVTSDER; this is encoded by the coding sequence GTGATCGCGCATCCGGCCGGTCCGCGCCACGCCGAGGAGATTCCGCACGGCGGTGCCCCGCCACGCCCGCTGACTGCCGCGGAGGTGATGCAACTCGCGCCGAATGTGTGGCCCCGCAACGTTGTTCGCGGTGATGACGGGGTGGTACGGGTCGCCGGCGTGTCGGTCCTCGACATCGCCGCCGAGTTCGGTACCCCGACCTTCGTCATCGACGAGGACGACTTCCGCTCCCGGTGCCGGGAGATGGCCGCGGCCTTCGGCGGCGGCGAGAACGTGCGCTACGCCGCTAAGGCCTTCCTGTGCACTGAGATCGCCCGCTGGATCGACCAGGAGGGCCTGTCGCTGGACGTGTGCACCGGTGGCGAGCTCGCCGTCGCCCTGCATGCCGGGTTCCCCGCGGAGCGGATCGCGGTGCACGGCAACAACAAATCGGTGCAGGAACTCCGGGACGCGGTCAAGGCGGGTGTCGGGCACATCGTCGTCGACTCGATGATCGAGATCGACCGGCTCGACGAGATCGCCCGCGCCGCCGGCGTCGTGCAGGACGTGCTGCTGCGAGTCACCGTCGGGGTGGAGGCGCACACCCACGAGTTCATCTCGACCGCGCATGAGGACCAGAAGTTCGGCCTGTCGCTGGCCAGCGGTGCGGCGATGGCGGGGATACGGCGGGTATTCGAGACCGAGAACCTGCGCCTGGTCGGCCTGCACAGCCACATCGGCTCGCAGATCTTCGACGTTGCAGGCTTCGAACTGGCCGCGCACCGGGTGATCGGGCTGCTGCGCGATGTGGTCGCCGAGTACGGCGTCGATAAGACCGCCCAGATGTCGATCGTCGATCTCGGTGGCGGACTTGGGATCTCATATCTCCCCCAGGACAACCCGCCGCCGGTGGAGGAGCTCGCCGCCAAACTCGGGGCCATCGTGCGCGAGGAGTCGGCGGCGGTAGGCCTGCCGGCGCCCCGGCTGGTCGTCGAACCGGGCCGGGCGATCGCCGGCCCGGGGACCTTCACGCTGTACGAGGTCGGCACGGTCAAGGACGTCGCCATCGGCCCCGAGCGGTACCGGCGCTACGTCAGCGTCGACGGTGGAATGAGCGACAACATCCGGACCTCGCTGTACGGCGCCGAATACGACATCCGCCTGCTGTCGCGGGTGAGCGAAGGCTCGTCGGTGCTCGGCCGCGTTGTCGGAAAGCATTGTGAGAGCGGCGATATCGTTGTCCGCGATACCTGGGTTCCCGACGATATCCGGCCCGGTGACCTGGTCGGCGTCGCCGCTACCGGTGCCTACTGCTATTCGATGTCGAGCCGCTACAACATGGTAGGCCGCCCGGCGGTGGTTGCGGTGCGTGACGGCCGGGCGCGCCTGATCCTGCGCCGGGAGACGGTCGACGATCTGCTGAGTCTGGAGGTAACGAGCGATGAACGGTGA
- the argS gene encoding arginine--tRNA ligase: MTPADLADLLKSTAAAVLTEHGLDTSVLPDQVTVERPRNPGHGDYATNLALQLGKKVGVNPRDLAGWLAEALAGKSGIAAAEVAGPGFVNLRIDAAAQNKLVADVLAAGDRYGHSDELAGQRINLEFVSANPTGPIHIGGTRWAAVGDALGRVLSSQGADVTREYYFNDHGAQIDRFVNSLIAAAKGEPTPEDGYAGEYIKEIAAAVLAKEPGALELPEAEQRETFRAIGVELMFDHIKQSLRDFGTHFDVFTHEDSMHTSGRVAEAIERLRRAGSIYDKDGAVWLRTTDYGDDKDRVVIKSDGMPAYIAGDIAYYLDKRQRGFDLCIYMLGADHHGYIARLKAVAAALGEDPNTVEVLIGQMVNLVRDGQPVRMSKRAGTVITLDDLVEAIGVDAARYALIRSSVDTPIDIDLQLWSSATNENPVYYVQYAHARLSALRRNAADLGVQPSTDHLELLTHEKEGQLIRNLGEFPRVLKTAAALREPHRVSRYLEDLAGDYHRFYDSCRVLPQGDEQPTDLHAARLALCEATRQVIANGLSILGVTAPERM, from the coding sequence GTGACCCCCGCCGATCTGGCCGACCTGCTCAAGTCCACCGCCGCCGCGGTGTTGACCGAGCACGGCCTCGACACCTCAGTACTCCCGGACCAGGTCACCGTGGAGCGGCCGCGCAATCCCGGGCACGGTGACTACGCCACCAACCTGGCGCTGCAACTCGGCAAGAAGGTCGGCGTCAATCCCCGGGACCTGGCCGGCTGGCTGGCCGAGGCGCTCGCCGGCAAGAGCGGGATCGCCGCAGCCGAGGTCGCCGGTCCGGGGTTCGTCAACCTGCGCATCGACGCCGCCGCCCAGAACAAGTTGGTCGCCGACGTGCTGGCCGCGGGGGACCGCTACGGCCACTCCGACGAGCTCGCCGGCCAGCGGATCAACCTCGAGTTCGTCTCGGCCAACCCCACCGGGCCGATCCACATCGGTGGCACCCGCTGGGCCGCGGTCGGCGACGCGCTGGGGCGGGTGCTGAGCTCGCAGGGAGCCGACGTCACCCGCGAGTACTACTTCAACGACCACGGCGCGCAGATCGACCGGTTCGTCAACTCGCTGATTGCCGCCGCCAAGGGCGAGCCCACCCCCGAGGACGGCTACGCCGGCGAGTACATCAAGGAGATCGCCGCCGCGGTGCTGGCCAAGGAGCCCGGGGCGCTGGAGCTGCCCGAGGCCGAACAGCGTGAGACGTTCCGCGCGATCGGCGTGGAGTTGATGTTCGACCACATCAAGCAGTCGCTGCGCGACTTCGGCACCCACTTCGACGTCTTCACCCACGAGGACTCGATGCACACCTCCGGCCGGGTCGCCGAGGCCATCGAGCGGCTGCGCAGGGCCGGCAGCATCTACGACAAGGACGGCGCGGTCTGGCTGCGCACCACCGACTACGGCGACGACAAGGACCGCGTCGTCATCAAGAGTGACGGCATGCCGGCCTACATCGCCGGCGACATCGCCTACTACCTCGACAAACGCCAGCGCGGCTTCGACCTGTGCATCTACATGCTCGGCGCCGACCACCACGGTTACATCGCCCGGCTCAAGGCGGTGGCCGCCGCGCTCGGCGAGGATCCGAACACCGTCGAGGTGCTCATCGGCCAGATGGTCAACCTGGTCCGCGACGGCCAGCCGGTACGGATGAGCAAGCGGGCCGGCACCGTGATCACCCTCGACGACCTGGTGGAGGCCATCGGCGTGGACGCGGCCCGGTACGCGCTGATCCGCAGCTCGGTGGACACCCCGATCGACATCGACCTGCAGCTGTGGTCGTCGGCGACCAACGAGAACCCGGTCTACTACGTGCAGTACGCGCACGCGCGGCTCTCGGCGCTGCGGCGCAACGCCGCCGACCTCGGAGTGCAGCCGAGCACCGACCATCTCGAGCTGCTCACGCACGAGAAGGAAGGGCAGCTGATCCGCAATCTCGGCGAGTTCCCGCGGGTACTGAAAACCGCTGCGGCACTGCGTGAACCGCACCGGGTCTCGCGCTATCTGGAGGATCTGGCGGGTGACTATCACCGGTTCTACGACTCCTGCCGGGTGCTGCCGCAGGGCGACGAACAACCCACCGACCTGCACGCCGCGCGGCTGGCGCTGTGCGAGGCGACCCGCCAGGTCATCGCCAACGGACTGAGCATTCTCGGCGTGACCGCTCCGGAGCGAATGTGA
- a CDS encoding IS110 family RNA-guided transposase, which translates to MGKILAQFMIDHTADGIATLIRKLSKFGDPADVHIGIERPNGRLVDLLLEAGHPVIPVSPNAIKTWRDGEVISGAKSDAGDALVIAEYLRLRHHRLRPAAPYSSSTKALRTVVRTRDDVVAMRVAATNQLSALLDDHWPGAKAIFADVESPISLAFLRRYPTAASAARLGEKRLAAFLVKHSYSGRRPVKELLTRLRSAPAGTTDPVLTIAVRDVVLALVSVIEALNSAGKALDRSVIARLGEHPDAEVFTSLPRSGQINAAQVLAEWGDSRAAYDGPDAVAALAGVTPVTKSSGKQHAVHFRWACNKRFRRALTTFADNSRHQSTWAADIYNRARARGHDHPHAVRILARAWIRVIYRCWHDQSPYDPARHGAVQKLHTAA; encoded by the coding sequence GTGGGAAAGATACTGGCGCAGTTCATGATTGACCATACTGCCGATGGCATCGCCACACTGATTCGCAAACTGTCCAAGTTCGGCGATCCCGCCGATGTGCACATCGGGATCGAACGACCCAATGGGCGGCTGGTCGACCTGCTGCTCGAAGCCGGCCACCCGGTCATCCCGGTATCCCCGAACGCCATCAAAACGTGGCGGGACGGCGAAGTCATCTCCGGCGCCAAGTCTGATGCCGGTGACGCCCTGGTGATCGCCGAATACCTGCGCTTGCGCCACCATCGACTGCGCCCCGCAGCCCCGTACAGTTCGTCGACCAAGGCGCTGCGCACGGTGGTCCGCACCCGCGACGACGTTGTCGCCATGCGGGTGGCGGCCACCAACCAACTCAGCGCCCTGCTCGATGATCACTGGCCTGGCGCCAAAGCGATCTTCGCCGACGTCGAATCTCCAATCAGCCTGGCGTTCCTGCGTCGCTATCCCACCGCGGCCAGCGCCGCTCGACTCGGAGAGAAACGCTTGGCTGCGTTCCTTGTCAAGCATTCCTATTCCGGTCGACGACCAGTCAAAGAACTGTTGACCCGGCTGCGCAGCGCACCCGCAGGCACCACCGATCCCGTCCTGACTATCGCCGTCCGCGACGTCGTGCTGGCCCTCGTCAGCGTCATCGAGGCGCTCAACAGCGCAGGCAAGGCCCTCGACCGATCCGTCATCGCCCGCCTCGGGGAGCACCCGGACGCCGAGGTCTTCACGTCGCTGCCAAGGTCGGGTCAGATCAACGCCGCCCAGGTGCTCGCCGAGTGGGGCGACTCCCGTGCAGCCTACGACGGTCCCGACGCCGTGGCCGCCCTGGCCGGGGTCACTCCCGTCACCAAATCTTCCGGCAAACAACACGCCGTGCACTTCCGCTGGGCATGCAACAAACGCTTCCGCCGAGCACTGACCACCTTCGCTGACAACAGCCGACACCAAAGCACTTGGGCAGCCGACATCTACAACCGAGCCCGCGCGCGCGGACACGACCACCCCCACGCCGTGCGAATCCTCGCCCGCGCCTGGATTCGCGTCATCTACCGCTGCTGGCACGACCAAAGCCCCTACGACCCCGCCCGGCACGGTGCCGTACAAAAACTGCACACCGCAGCATGA
- a CDS encoding McrC family protein — translation MPTPLILTEGGPAQTVALTGAECRALNDLGIATVTPTLDDGLFDIVAARKVGAVAVGDRQIIVRPKITDLNRLLFMLGYARNPQIWRDEPIRVDAADELLPAVAEAFARLASHAVEQGLLQGYRTITDALPVLRGRVLAGEQMSRHYGLPVPIAVQYDDFTADIAENQLLTMATLRLLTVPRISEPARRLLQRLRRTLAEVSVPPRGAPTPRWQPSRLNVRYHSALRLAEIVLAAESFEHRLGDVTVTGYMFDMWKIFEDFVTTALAESLNRLGWHCQLQAPLHLDEQRRVGMQPDLLARHRDSRTAVVDAKYKAERPDGFPNADLYQMLAYCTVLGLSEGHLIYAKGNEEGAVHTVQRSGVTVHCRPLDLGLEPAALLRQIDQLAGRIAGSSALVDGEE, via the coding sequence ATGCCGACACCGCTGATCCTCACTGAGGGCGGGCCGGCCCAAACCGTCGCGCTCACCGGTGCGGAGTGCCGTGCCCTCAACGATCTGGGGATCGCCACCGTCACCCCGACACTCGACGACGGCCTGTTCGACATCGTCGCCGCACGCAAGGTGGGAGCCGTCGCCGTCGGAGATCGCCAGATCATCGTGCGTCCCAAGATCACCGACCTGAACCGGCTGCTGTTCATGCTGGGCTACGCCCGAAACCCACAGATCTGGCGTGACGAGCCCATCCGGGTCGATGCGGCAGACGAACTACTGCCCGCGGTCGCGGAGGCCTTCGCCCGGCTAGCCAGCCACGCCGTCGAACAGGGGCTGCTGCAGGGATACCGCACGATCACCGACGCGCTGCCGGTGCTGCGCGGCCGAGTCCTGGCCGGTGAGCAGATGAGCCGTCACTACGGGCTTCCGGTGCCCATCGCGGTCCAGTACGACGACTTCACCGCCGATATCGCAGAGAACCAACTGCTGACGATGGCGACGCTGCGCCTGCTGACCGTTCCGCGGATCAGCGAACCCGCACGACGACTTCTGCAACGGCTGCGCCGCACGCTGGCGGAGGTCTCGGTCCCACCGCGGGGCGCGCCGACACCTCGGTGGCAGCCGAGTCGCCTCAACGTCCGCTACCACTCCGCACTGCGGCTCGCCGAGATCGTTCTGGCAGCCGAATCGTTCGAGCACCGCCTCGGTGACGTCACGGTCACCGGATACATGTTCGACATGTGGAAGATCTTCGAGGACTTCGTCACCACCGCACTGGCGGAGTCGCTGAATCGCCTCGGCTGGCACTGCCAACTGCAGGCGCCTCTGCACCTGGACGAGCAACGTCGCGTCGGCATGCAGCCCGACCTGCTGGCCCGCCATCGCGATTCCAGGACTGCGGTGGTCGACGCCAAGTACAAGGCAGAGCGTCCGGATGGGTTCCCGAACGCCGACCTCTACCAGATGTTGGCCTACTGCACCGTGCTCGGCCTATCCGAAGGCCACCTGATCTACGCCAAAGGAAACGAGGAGGGCGCGGTTCACACCGTGCAGCGGTCAGGTGTCACGGTTCATTGTCGGCCGCTCGATCTAGGGTTGGAGCCGGCCGCTCTGTTGCGGCAGATCGACCAGCTGGCCGGTCGAATAGCGGGGTCCAGCGCGCTCGTAGATGGGGAGGAATGA
- a CDS encoding transposase — protein sequence MLSEMLKTRVAHGYCARHQSAGACPYANICETCGNFVTGPEFQGALKAQRSDIQTLEADARARGWLDEAARHHRVADALTDHLHRLDR from the coding sequence TTGCTCAGTGAGATGCTCAAAACACGTGTCGCCCACGGCTACTGCGCCCGCCACCAGAGTGCCGGCGCCTGTCCCTATGCCAACATCTGCGAAACCTGCGGCAACTTCGTCACCGGCCCCGAGTTCCAAGGCGCACTCAAGGCACAACGCAGCGACATCCAAACCCTCGAAGCAGATGCCCGCGCCCGTGGCTGGCTCGACGAAGCCGCCCGCCACCACCGTGTCGCCGACGCGTTGACCGACCACCTGCACCGCCTCGACCGCTGA